In a genomic window of Streptomyces sp. SJL17-4:
- the argJ gene encoding bifunctional glutamate N-acetyltransferase/amino-acid acetyltransferase ArgJ, with amino-acid sequence MTVTAARGFLASGVAAGIKTSGDPDLALVVNQGPAPAAAGVFTSNRIQAAPVHWSRRVLAEGRVSAVVLNSGGANACTGPAGAGDARTMAEQTALAVGVTPDDVAVCSTGLIGVPLPMDRITAGIALAAQRLASDGGEDAAVAIKTTDSVHKTAVVSRSGWTVGGMAKGAGMLAPGLATMLVVLTTDAVAADPSLDAALRAAVRTTFDRVDSDGCMSTNDTVLLLASGASGVTPADGDLAEAVHAVCLDLARQLIADAEGASKEIEVAVVGAASEDDAVTVGRSVARNNLLKCALHGEDPNWGRVLSAIGTTDAEFDPDRLDVAINGVWVCRDGAAGEPREKVDMSGRRITITVDLRAGEASAEIWTNDLTAEYVHENSAYSS; translated from the coding sequence GTGACCGTGACCGCCGCCCGAGGATTCCTCGCCAGCGGGGTGGCCGCCGGCATCAAGACGTCCGGCGATCCCGATCTCGCCCTGGTGGTGAACCAGGGCCCCGCACCGGCCGCCGCGGGGGTCTTCACCTCCAACCGGATCCAGGCCGCACCGGTCCACTGGTCGCGGCGGGTCCTCGCCGAAGGCCGGGTCTCCGCGGTCGTCCTGAACTCCGGCGGCGCCAACGCGTGCACCGGCCCGGCCGGCGCCGGCGACGCCCGGACGATGGCCGAGCAGACGGCCCTCGCCGTCGGCGTCACCCCGGACGACGTGGCCGTCTGCTCCACCGGGCTCATCGGCGTCCCGCTGCCCATGGACCGGATCACCGCCGGAATCGCCCTCGCGGCGCAGCGGCTCGCCTCCGACGGCGGCGAGGACGCGGCCGTCGCGATCAAGACGACGGACTCGGTGCACAAGACGGCCGTCGTCTCCCGCTCCGGCTGGACGGTCGGCGGGATGGCGAAGGGCGCGGGCATGCTCGCCCCCGGTCTCGCCACCATGCTCGTCGTCCTCACCACCGACGCCGTGGCGGCCGATCCGTCGCTCGACGCCGCGCTGCGCGCCGCCGTACGGACCACCTTCGACCGGGTGGACTCCGACGGCTGCATGTCCACGAACGACACCGTGCTGCTGCTCGCCTCGGGCGCCTCCGGCGTGACCCCGGCGGACGGGGACCTCGCCGAAGCGGTGCACGCCGTCTGCCTCGACCTCGCCCGGCAGCTGATCGCCGACGCCGAAGGCGCGTCGAAGGAGATCGAGGTGGCCGTCGTCGGCGCCGCGTCCGAGGACGACGCCGTCACCGTGGGCCGCTCGGTCGCCAGGAACAACCTCCTCAAGTGCGCCCTGCACGGCGAGGACCCGAACTGGGGCCGGGTGCTCTCGGCTATCGGCACCACCGACGCCGAGTTCGACCCCGACCGCCTCGACGTGGCCATCAACGGCGTGTGGGTCTGCCGGGACGGCGCGGCAGGAGAGCCCAGGGAGAAGGTCGACATGTCCGGCCGCCGGATCACGATCACGGTCGACCTGCGCGCCGGGGAGGCGTCCGCGGAGATCTGGACCAACGACCTGACGGCCGAGTACGTGCACGAGAACAGCGCCTACAGCTCATGA